A genome region from Blautia coccoides includes the following:
- a CDS encoding MFS transporter, whose translation MGNVPSAGAERGKLSFAARVSYGCGDTACNVVFGMISTLLTLFYTDYVGVAAAAVGMVMLISRVFDGFSDVVMGLLVERTNSRWGKSRPWILWMAVPYAVSAVLLFTVPHTTGLVQFLYIFVTYNFCTTVCYTAINLPYGSLSAMMTRESGERDMLSIVRMGMSPFGRILAVTCTMPLVKLFGNDQAAWVKTMAIWAALALGLLLICFFRCEETVKIEAQAKQEKIPVGKSFKALVCNQYFWAVLILWMMQNVIYGLTGTILPYYCKYIFHNDTWMYSALYLTETLTIVSATFVCPFLLKRFGKRNMSLAGAVLALIGQCIFFINPDHFQWMLLCCIIRGIGLAPLNSVVFGMLGDVVEFGQWKTHIRQESLIFAGGSVGTKIGSGLASASMTGLLSLAGYVSSTNGNIVQPESAVAMIQKIYMFGPFLVWSVVIVTLVLYRLDKRYPDIMKELCRREASGFL comes from the coding sequence ATGGGGAATGTACCCTCTGCGGGGGCGGAGAGGGGGAAACTATCTTTTGCTGCACGTGTTTCTTACGGGTGCGGTGATACTGCCTGTAATGTTGTTTTTGGTATGATCAGTACGCTGCTGACTCTGTTTTATACAGACTATGTGGGGGTAGCTGCGGCTGCAGTGGGAATGGTAATGCTGATCTCCCGTGTGTTTGATGGATTCTCAGATGTGGTTATGGGACTTCTTGTGGAGCGGACAAACTCCAGATGGGGAAAATCAAGGCCATGGATATTATGGATGGCTGTACCTTATGCGGTGTCAGCAGTGCTGTTGTTTACAGTACCCCATACAACGGGATTAGTTCAGTTTCTGTACATATTTGTCACTTATAATTTTTGTACCACAGTTTGCTATACAGCTATCAATCTTCCGTATGGCAGCCTTTCCGCTATGATGACGAGAGAGTCAGGGGAGAGGGATATGCTCAGCATTGTGCGCATGGGAATGTCGCCATTCGGCCGAATTCTGGCGGTCACTTGTACTATGCCTCTTGTAAAGCTTTTTGGGAATGACCAGGCCGCATGGGTAAAGACTATGGCGATCTGGGCGGCTCTGGCCTTGGGACTGCTGCTGATATGCTTTTTTAGGTGTGAGGAGACTGTAAAGATCGAAGCACAGGCAAAGCAGGAGAAAATACCTGTGGGGAAATCTTTTAAAGCCCTGGTATGTAATCAGTATTTTTGGGCAGTTCTGATATTATGGATGATGCAGAATGTTATTTATGGACTGACCGGCACCATTCTGCCTTACTACTGCAAATACATTTTCCACAATGATACGTGGATGTACAGTGCTTTGTATCTAACAGAAACACTGACCATTGTATCCGCTACTTTTGTCTGCCCGTTTCTCCTCAAACGGTTTGGTAAGAGGAATATGTCTTTGGCAGGGGCAGTATTGGCTCTGATCGGCCAATGTATCTTTTTTATCAACCCAGATCATTTTCAATGGATGCTCCTTTGCTGTATCATTCGGGGGATTGGCCTGGCACCTCTTAATTCCGTTGTTTTTGGGATGCTGGGGGATGTGGTGGAGTTTGGACAGTGGAAGACGCACATTCGTCAGGAAAGTCTTATTTTTGCAGGCGGATCAGTGGGAACCAAGATTGGCTCCGGGCTGGCGTCTGCATCCATGACAGGGCTTTTGTCCCTGGCGGGATATGTCAGCTCTACAAATGGAAATATAGTACAGCCGGAAAGTGCTGTAGCTATGATACAGAAAATATACATGTTTGGCCCTTTCCTTGTATGGAGCGTAGTGATCGTTACGCTGGTTTTGTACAGACTGGATAAACGGTATCCTGACATTATGAAAGAACTGTGCAGAAGAGAGGCCTCTGGCTTTTTGTAA
- a CDS encoding Gfo/Idh/MocA family protein has translation MYYGEKKVENPIRWAMVGGGKGSQIGYIHRSSALRDFNFELVAGAFDINPERGKDFGKKLHVSEDRCYPDYKTMFAREAEREDGIQAVSVATPNGTHYEITKAALEAGLHVICEKPLCFTTEQAEELEKLAVRRNKVVGITYGYAGHQMIEEARQMIADGKLGDIRIVNMQFSHGFHNVAVEATTASTKWRVDPKVAGPSYVLGDVGTHPLYLSEVMLPDMKIKRLMCSRQSFVKSRAPLEDNAMTIMEYENGAVGYVWSSCVNCGSMHGQKIRVIGEKASLEWWDERPNQLTFEVQGEPVKVLERGMDYLHPSAMADDRIGGGHPEGLFEAWSNLYSRFAQAMTAADEGKSVDFWYPNIHAGVEGVRWVENCVRSADQGASWVDYK, from the coding sequence ATGTATTACGGAGAGAAGAAAGTTGAGAATCCAATTCGCTGGGCAATGGTTGGAGGAGGAAAAGGAAGCCAGATCGGTTATATCCACAGGTCTTCCGCACTGAGAGATTTTAATTTTGAGCTGGTGGCCGGTGCCTTTGATATTAATCCTGAGAGAGGGAAGGATTTTGGAAAAAAACTGCATGTGAGTGAAGACAGATGCTATCCCGATTATAAGACCATGTTTGCCAGGGAGGCAGAGAGAGAGGATGGTATCCAGGCGGTATCTGTGGCTACGCCAAACGGTACCCACTACGAGATTACAAAGGCAGCGCTTGAGGCAGGACTTCATGTGATTTGTGAAAAACCTCTTTGTTTTACAACAGAACAGGCAGAGGAGCTGGAAAAGCTGGCAGTCAGGAGAAATAAAGTGGTGGGTATCACCTATGGATATGCCGGACATCAGATGATCGAGGAGGCACGGCAGATGATCGCAGATGGGAAATTGGGTGATATCCGTATCGTTAATATGCAGTTTTCCCACGGGTTTCACAATGTGGCGGTGGAAGCCACCACAGCGTCTACAAAGTGGAGAGTTGACCCCAAAGTGGCAGGACCGTCTTATGTACTGGGAGATGTGGGAACACATCCGCTTTATCTGTCAGAAGTAATGCTTCCGGATATGAAGATCAAACGGCTTATGTGCAGCAGACAGTCTTTTGTTAAATCAAGGGCACCTCTTGAAGACAATGCTATGACAATTATGGAGTATGAGAACGGAGCAGTGGGATATGTATGGTCTTCCTGTGTGAACTGCGGTTCTATGCATGGACAGAAAATAAGGGTTATCGGTGAGAAAGCATCTCTGGAGTGGTGGGATGAAAGGCCGAACCAGCTCACCTTTGAAGTACAGGGGGAGCCGGTAAAAGTTTTGGAAAGAGGTATGGATTATCTGCATCCCTCAGCAATGGCTGATGACAGGATCGGAGGGGGACATCCGGAGGGTCTGTTTGAGGCGTGGAGTAATCTATACAGCCGTTTTGCACAGGCAATGACTGCTGCGGATGAAGGGAAAAGTGTAGATTTCTGGTACCCTAACATTCATGCCGGTGTAGAAGGTGTGCGCTGGGTGGAAAACTGTGTGCGTTCCGCAGATCAGGGAGCTTCCTGGGTGGACTACAAGTAA
- a CDS encoding sugar phosphate isomerase/epimerase family protein, translated as MKIAFDVDVLAKQMDINRMVHQVADWGYKYIEQSPHPRINPFYKHPLFSKECEAEYRKALGETGVEISSFIVVYRWSGPTEEERQFAVANWKRMIEIAVDMGVQVINTELSGDPNQQEICNGMWFRSMEELLPIFEREGIRVEIQSHPYDFCELNNETCDMVKSFRSKNLGYVYSSPHGFFYDEGRGDVRSMLRYAGDELTHVLFADTFNQTLDCRYIANPPWLNKGGKADVTIHQHLAMGEGDVDFEGIFQTLRKMEFADKQLRKDAPKAGGDNIACVSMFGFPEKMDRQAPQARERIERELLGK; from the coding sequence ATGAAAATTGCATTTGACGTGGATGTGCTGGCAAAGCAGATGGATATAAACAGAATGGTACACCAGGTGGCTGACTGGGGATATAAATATATAGAACAGTCACCACATCCCAGGATCAATCCCTTTTATAAACACCCCCTATTTTCAAAAGAATGTGAAGCGGAGTATCGTAAGGCACTTGGTGAAACAGGGGTGGAAATATCCTCTTTTATCGTGGTGTACCGCTGGTCCGGCCCCACGGAGGAGGAGCGGCAGTTTGCAGTGGCAAATTGGAAACGGATGATAGAGATCGCTGTGGATATGGGAGTTCAGGTTATCAATACAGAGCTTTCAGGAGATCCCAATCAGCAGGAGATCTGTAATGGCATGTGGTTCAGATCCATGGAGGAACTGCTTCCGATTTTTGAGCGGGAGGGAATCCGTGTGGAGATACAGTCACATCCTTATGATTTTTGTGAGCTGAACAACGAGACCTGTGATATGGTAAAATCCTTCCGGTCAAAAAATCTTGGTTATGTGTACTCTTCGCCTCACGGATTTTTTTATGATGAAGGCAGAGGTGATGTGCGTTCCATGCTGCGGTATGCGGGTGATGAACTGACACATGTGTTGTTTGCAGACACCTTTAATCAGACCTTGGACTGCCGTTATATTGCTAATCCGCCGTGGCTGAACAAAGGGGGAAAAGCGGACGTGACAATACACCAGCATCTGGCTATGGGAGAGGGAGATGTGGATTTTGAGGGGATTTTTCAGACTCTAAGAAAAATGGAGTTCGCGGATAAACAACTGAGGAAGGACGCGCCCAAGGCAGGCGGTGACAACATTGCATGTGTCTCTATGTTCGGGTTTCCGGAGAAGATGGACAGGCAGGCACCCCAGGCACGGGAGCGGATCGAAAGGGAACTTCTGGGAAAATAA
- a CDS encoding hybrid sensor histidine kinase/response regulator codes for MYEEMQQRVEAYASLILRRYFCESDVEFLISTFDDDIVWLGAGPQQKAEGKEAVAACFREGKEDLAPCHMYGEQYVTRALTEEYFFCEGESWIQPREETGLYFKTHQRITFIFRLDRDKNELITVHIHNSVDFSDIQQGELFPVQAGKEAYRKLEETLANKDRQIELMLSQLPGGMLICREDEQYSVKWISDALCHLLGYIGPEEFDEFTGGCCRGFILSEDYTAMRQQAEASLEERGTYNVEYRVAKKDGSQFWVSDMGKKVTDEEGEDVIYCFIGDISEKKEREQQAQLAGREAARQARFLTQLYNSIPCGILQFEPEPPHHIVNFNRRVWEFYGYHSEEDYMKELYNPLLMALEHDRDKIESKIRSLRVGSGIITYTRESRKNDGSPMWVSVIMERLINADGLDVVQAIFTDITQMHLLQEAQEQEQRIENQSLRAATCTAYPLIMSINLTKNTYNCFIEEQICPYERSGIYDELLRISTPDVYPSYREDFEKFTSRESIIKRFAAGERELYMELQEKGYDGDYHWISIQVICVDNPVGTDVLAIELVKVLDSQRAEQARQEQLLRDALAGAKAANSAKSDFLSRMSHDIRTPMNAIIGMSTIGQMKIEDTPRVQDCFRKIDASSRYLLSLINDILDMSKIETGKMEINSRKFNFAELYEEISSIIYPQAVESMIGFEARQIEPMEHYYVGDALRVKQILMNLLSNALKFTPAQGKILVSTREEKRTNGYAYVQITVEDSGIGMSEEFKERIFQPFEQESAESARNNVGSGLGLSIVFNLVQLMGGRIQVESQKGRGSRFMVSIPLGLVDDDEEEEFRRKNRELMKDVEVLVVDDDEIVCEQTSVILEEIGAHSIWVSSGREALEQVSIAVSQGRTIDVAMIDWKMPDMDGIETTRRIREITGTETMIIIISAYDWSSIEEEARKAGANFFIPKPLFRSTIYNTFSRLGTVCGSDKEPEEEETNFGKRRVLLVEDNDLNREIAQSLLEMHGIQTDTAVNGAKAVEIYTEAPQEYYSAVLMDIRMPVMDGLEATRRIRGLEKKTGGKIPILAMTANAFDEDKIQAYEAGMTGYLVKPLEMKALLDELQIIWQ; via the coding sequence ATGTATGAAGAAATGCAGCAGAGAGTGGAGGCATATGCCTCCCTGATCCTGAGAAGATATTTTTGCGAGTCAGATGTGGAGTTTCTCATATCCACATTTGATGATGATATCGTATGGCTGGGAGCAGGGCCGCAGCAGAAGGCAGAGGGCAAAGAGGCTGTGGCAGCCTGCTTTCGGGAAGGAAAGGAGGATCTGGCACCCTGCCATATGTACGGCGAGCAGTATGTGACCAGGGCACTCACAGAGGAATATTTTTTCTGTGAGGGGGAGAGCTGGATCCAGCCAAGGGAGGAAACCGGTCTGTATTTTAAGACGCACCAGAGGATCACTTTTATCTTCAGGCTGGACAGAGATAAAAATGAGCTGATAACGGTTCATATTCATAATTCCGTGGATTTCTCCGATATACAGCAGGGAGAGCTTTTCCCGGTCCAGGCGGGGAAAGAGGCGTACAGGAAACTGGAAGAAACTCTGGCCAATAAGGACAGACAGATAGAGCTGATGCTGTCCCAGCTTCCCGGGGGAATGCTGATCTGCCGGGAAGATGAGCAGTATTCTGTCAAATGGATCAGCGACGCCCTCTGTCATCTTCTTGGATACATAGGGCCTGAGGAATTTGATGAGTTTACCGGGGGCTGCTGCAGAGGGTTTATACTTTCTGAGGATTATACCGCCATGAGGCAGCAGGCGGAGGCGAGTCTGGAGGAGAGAGGAACCTATAATGTGGAATACCGTGTTGCCAAAAAAGACGGCAGCCAGTTCTGGGTATCCGATATGGGAAAAAAGGTTACGGATGAGGAAGGGGAGGACGTGATCTACTGCTTCATCGGTGATATATCAGAGAAGAAGGAGCGGGAGCAGCAGGCTCAGCTTGCAGGCAGAGAGGCAGCCAGACAGGCGCGTTTTCTCACCCAGCTCTACAACTCTATCCCCTGCGGCATTCTGCAGTTTGAGCCGGAACCGCCTCACCACATTGTCAATTTCAACCGGAGAGTCTGGGAGTTCTATGGTTATCACTCAGAGGAAGATTATATGAAGGAATTGTATAATCCTCTATTGATGGCTCTGGAACATGATCGGGATAAGATTGAGTCAAAGATCCGCAGCCTCCGTGTGGGCAGCGGCATCATCACCTATACAAGAGAGTCCAGGAAAAATGACGGTTCGCCTATGTGGGTCAGTGTGATCATGGAACGCCTTATCAATGCGGATGGTCTTGACGTGGTCCAGGCTATTTTTACGGATATTACGCAGATGCACCTTCTGCAGGAGGCCCAGGAACAGGAGCAGCGGATCGAGAACCAGTCCCTGCGGGCAGCCACCTGTACAGCGTATCCATTGATCATGAGTATCAACCTTACAAAAAATACATACAACTGTTTCATTGAGGAACAGATCTGTCCTTATGAGAGAAGCGGGATCTATGATGAACTGCTGAGGATTTCCACCCCTGATGTCTACCCTTCCTACCGGGAGGATTTTGAAAAGTTCACATCCAGGGAATCTATTATAAAAAGATTCGCAGCCGGTGAGCGTGAGCTTTACATGGAACTGCAGGAAAAGGGATATGACGGGGATTACCACTGGATCTCCATACAGGTCATCTGTGTGGATAATCCTGTGGGGACAGACGTGCTGGCAATCGAGCTGGTAAAGGTGCTGGACAGCCAGAGAGCGGAGCAGGCCAGACAGGAACAGCTTCTCAGAGATGCCCTGGCAGGTGCCAAGGCAGCCAACAGCGCGAAATCTGACTTTCTCTCCAGAATGAGCCATGATATCAGAACGCCCATGAATGCCATTATCGGAATGAGCACTATCGGCCAGATGAAAATTGAGGATACGCCCAGAGTACAGGACTGCTTCAGAAAAATTGACGCCTCCTCCAGATACCTGCTGTCCTTGATCAACGATATTCTTGATATGTCCAAGATAGAGACGGGTAAAATGGAGATCAACAGCAGAAAATTCAATTTCGCTGAATTGTATGAGGAGATATCCTCTATTATTTATCCTCAGGCTGTGGAGTCTATGATAGGCTTTGAGGCCAGACAGATTGAGCCTATGGAGCATTATTATGTGGGAGATGCCCTGAGGGTCAAACAGATACTCATGAATCTGCTCTCAAATGCGCTGAAATTCACACCTGCCCAGGGAAAGATCCTGGTGAGCACCCGGGAAGAGAAGCGTACCAATGGCTATGCCTATGTGCAGATCACTGTTGAGGACAGCGGTATCGGTATGTCTGAGGAATTCAAGGAGCGTATATTCCAGCCTTTTGAACAGGAGAGCGCAGAGAGTGCCAGAAACAATGTGGGAAGCGGTCTGGGACTTTCCATTGTATTCAACCTGGTTCAGCTTATGGGAGGCAGGATACAGGTGGAGAGCCAGAAGGGAAGGGGCAGCAGATTCATGGTTTCGATCCCTCTGGGGCTGGTGGATGATGACGAGGAGGAAGAATTCAGGCGGAAAAACAGGGAGCTTATGAAAGATGTGGAAGTCCTGGTAGTGGATGACGACGAGATCGTATGTGAACAGACCTCAGTCATTTTGGAGGAGATAGGCGCGCATTCTATCTGGGTGTCATCCGGCCGTGAGGCTTTGGAACAGGTGAGCATTGCTGTATCCCAGGGAAGGACCATAGATGTGGCCATGATTGACTGGAAAATGCCGGACATGGACGGCATAGAGACAACGCGCCGCATCCGTGAAATCACCGGGACGGAAACCATGATCATCATTATATCAGCCTATGACTGGAGCAGCATAGAGGAGGAGGCCAGAAAGGCGGGGGCCAATTTCTTCATACCCAAACCTCTTTTCCGCTCCACCATTTACAATACGTTTTCAAGGCTGGGGACAGTCTGCGGCAGTGACAAGGAGCCGGAGGAAGAGGAGACAAATTTCGGAAAACGGCGTGTGCTTTTGGTGGAAGACAATGACCTGAACAGGGAGATTGCCCAGTCTCTTCTGGAGATGCACGGGATACAGACGGATACTGCCGTGAACGGAGCAAAAGCCGTGGAGATCTATACAGAGGCACCTCAGGAATATTATTCGGCGGTTTTGATGGATATCCGCATGCCGGTCATGGATGGGCTGGAAGCCACCAGAAGGATCCGGGGTCTGGAAAAGAAAACAGGGGGAAAGATTCCGATCCTGGCTATGACGGCAAATGCCTTTGATGAGGACAAGATACAGGCTTATGAAGCCGGAATGACAGGGTATCTGGTGAAGCCGCTGGAGATGAAGGCACTATTGGATGAGCTGCAGATCATATGGCAGTAG